The Psychrobium sp. MM17-31 genome window below encodes:
- the nhaC gene encoding Na+/H+ antiporter NhaC translates to MTISTAPAKDASLLDALIPVISLVLMLSASVYLFGSDSSSGANQIALILAACIALAISVKNGHQWQALEQGITQSIASASGAFLILFAVGALIGTWLLSGTVPSMIYYGMKLLSPQYFYVASCVLCAVVALSIGSSWTVAGTLGIALIGIAGVLNLSVEITAGAIISGAYFGDKMSPLSDTTNLAPAVAGTDIFKHIKHMLWTTTPSILIALVIFYVIGINAEISGGSLGVETTLQLLEQNYDVGVHLLFPLLVVLVLAYRKMPAFPTIILGTIAGAICALVFQYDAIIKGVSDTTLLPAVAAIKGLWIAMFDGYVANTGDKDLDALLSRGGMSSILTTIWLIMCAMAFGGIMEVGGMLKRLLQSILSLVNGTTSLVLTTLATCIGTNIITSDQYIAIVLPGRMLKLEYEKYQLDTVNLSRAIEDSATITSPLVPWNTCGAYMAGALGVATFAYLPYAFFNLICPIVSAIYAIKQFKMMPLAPQDVVMAGKTH, encoded by the coding sequence ATGACGATAAGCACAGCACCAGCGAAAGATGCGAGCCTATTAGACGCCCTCATCCCTGTTATTTCCTTGGTGCTAATGCTTAGCGCCTCCGTCTATTTGTTTGGCTCTGATAGCTCATCAGGTGCCAATCAAATCGCCCTCATTCTCGCCGCCTGTATTGCGCTCGCGATTAGCGTGAAGAACGGTCATCAGTGGCAAGCCTTAGAACAAGGCATCACCCAATCTATCGCCAGCGCATCGGGCGCATTCCTTATTTTATTTGCCGTTGGCGCATTAATTGGTACGTGGTTACTTAGTGGCACTGTGCCCAGCATGATTTACTACGGCATGAAGCTCCTTAGCCCGCAATATTTCTATGTCGCTAGCTGTGTACTCTGTGCAGTTGTCGCCTTGAGTATCGGCAGTTCATGGACAGTGGCAGGCACCTTGGGCATCGCACTCATTGGCATTGCAGGCGTGCTTAATTTAAGTGTCGAAATTACTGCTGGCGCCATTATTAGTGGCGCTTACTTTGGCGATAAAATGTCGCCGCTATCTGACACCACCAATCTCGCGCCAGCAGTGGCAGGCACCGATATTTTTAAACACATCAAGCACATGCTGTGGACCACCACGCCAAGCATCTTGATTGCGCTGGTTATTTTTTATGTCATAGGCATCAACGCTGAAATATCTGGCGGTAGTTTAGGGGTTGAGACTACCTTGCAGTTGTTAGAGCAAAACTACGATGTCGGCGTACATTTATTGTTTCCGCTGTTAGTGGTGTTAGTACTGGCCTATCGCAAAATGCCCGCCTTCCCCACCATTATTCTCGGCACCATTGCAGGCGCTATTTGCGCCCTTGTTTTCCAATATGACGCCATTATCAAAGGCGTGAGTGATACAACACTTTTACCCGCTGTTGCGGCAATTAAAGGTTTATGGATTGCAATGTTCGATGGCTATGTTGCCAATACTGGCGATAAAGATCTCGACGCCCTGCTAAGTCGCGGCGGCATGAGCAGCATTCTAACCACCATCTGGCTCATTATGTGTGCCATGGCATTTGGCGGCATTATGGAAGTGGGCGGCATGTTAAAACGCTTACTGCAATCAATTCTATCGCTAGTTAACGGCACAACCAGCTTAGTGTTAACCACACTAGCGACCTGTATTGGCACCAACATCATCACGTCAGATCAATACATTGCGATCGTACTGCCGGGTCGGATGCTGAAATTGGAATATGAAAAGTATCAACTCGATACAGTGAATTTAAGCCGCGCCATTGAAGATTCTGCCACTATCACCAGCCCACTAGTGCCGTGGAATACCTGTGGCGCTTACATGGCTGGCGCATTAGGCGTAGCAACTTTTGCGTATCTTCCCTATGCATTTTTCAATTTAATCTGCCCAATTGTCAGTGCAATTTACGCCATAAAGCAATTTAAGATGATGCCGCTAGCCCCACAGGATGTAGTTATGGCTGGTAAAACGCATTAA
- a CDS encoding DUF3581 family protein, which produces MNINQYFNQGAGASFSFTREQASSFAKDIAGDFNPLHDVETKKFCVPGDLLFSIALAKLGVSKKMQFTFSGMVSDGIELDFSCNEAANIKVIDGSEKEYLSINRDGEKSDNAELASLLAQRYVEFSGHTFPHVLVPLMEKENAMINPARPLVIYENMSIDLDRLDIANPTLEVTNTELQVNGKRGRAILQFVFKDGDEVVGRGEKLMALSGLREFDAAVINAVVEDYNERKKAYFA; this is translated from the coding sequence ATGAATATCAATCAGTATTTTAATCAAGGCGCAGGGGCGTCTTTTTCTTTTACGCGTGAACAAGCGAGCAGCTTCGCTAAAGATATCGCGGGTGACTTCAATCCACTGCATGATGTAGAAACTAAAAAATTCTGTGTTCCAGGTGACTTATTGTTCTCAATTGCGCTAGCCAAATTAGGCGTGAGCAAGAAAATGCAATTTACTTTTTCTGGCATGGTAAGCGATGGCATTGAACTTGATTTTTCATGTAACGAAGCAGCCAACATCAAAGTAATTGATGGCAGTGAGAAAGAGTATCTATCGATTAATCGCGACGGTGAAAAAAGCGATAACGCGGAGCTAGCGTCATTACTAGCTCAGCGTTACGTAGAATTCTCTGGTCATACTTTCCCACACGTTTTAGTACCGCTAATGGAAAAAGAAAACGCGATGATTAATCCAGCGCGCCCATTAGTGATTTACGAGAATATGTCGATTGATTTAGATCGCTTAGACATCGCTAACCCAACGCTTGAAGTAACGAACACCGAGTTACAAGTAAACGGCAAACGCGGCCGCGCTATCTTACAGTTTGTCTTTAAAGATGGCGATGAGGTTGTAGGCCGTGGCGAAAAACTAATGGCGTTAAGTGGTTTACGTGAATTTGATGCAGCGGTAATCAACGCTGTCGTTGAAGATTACAACGAGCGTAAGAAGGCTTATTTTGCATAG
- the cysS gene encoding cysteine--tRNA ligase, with protein MLSIYNTLTRQKEVFKPIVPGKVGMYVCGVTTYDYCHIGHGRTYVFFDTIVRYLRFSGYEVKYVRNITDVDDKIIARANENGESFIELTERFIEIMHGNFKSLNMVEPDVEPKVSTHIPEIIEIIEKLIAKEHAYVADNGDVLFSVPSFDDYGKLSGQDLDALQLGARVDVVQDKRNPMDFVLWKKAKPEEPSWESPWGEGRPGWHIECSAMNAKHLGETFDIHGGGSDLTFPHHENEVAQSCCAHGTNYVNTWMHSGMVQVNKEKMSKSLGNFFTIEDVLKVFDAETIRFFLLNGHYRSQLNYSEDNLHQGRSALERLYTALRGVTPAANVDMDNDYVNRFKVAMDDDFNTPEALPVLFELAKEINRVKDTDSDKASELAAILIELGSVLGVLQSDPVAFLQGGGEDDETAIIEALITKRNEARASKDWAAADAARDELTAMGIVLEDSAGVTSWRRV; from the coding sequence ATGTTATCTATTTACAACACGCTTACGCGCCAAAAAGAAGTCTTTAAACCGATTGTTCCCGGTAAAGTTGGCATGTATGTGTGTGGAGTGACCACTTATGACTACTGTCACATCGGTCACGGCCGTACTTACGTGTTTTTCGATACTATTGTGCGTTACCTGCGCTTTAGCGGTTACGAAGTAAAATACGTGCGTAACATTACCGATGTTGATGACAAAATCATTGCCCGTGCCAATGAAAACGGCGAATCGTTTATTGAACTCACTGAACGTTTTATCGAGATCATGCACGGTAACTTCAAGTCGCTAAACATGGTTGAACCCGATGTTGAGCCAAAAGTATCGACTCACATTCCTGAAATCATCGAAATCATCGAAAAGCTAATTGCCAAAGAGCACGCTTATGTGGCTGACAATGGCGACGTGCTGTTTTCTGTACCTAGCTTTGATGATTACGGCAAGTTAAGCGGTCAAGATTTAGATGCACTGCAACTTGGCGCCCGTGTCGACGTGGTTCAAGACAAACGTAATCCAATGGATTTCGTATTGTGGAAGAAGGCTAAACCAGAAGAGCCAAGCTGGGAATCACCATGGGGCGAAGGTCGTCCGGGCTGGCACATCGAGTGTTCGGCGATGAACGCGAAACACCTTGGTGAAACCTTCGATATTCACGGCGGCGGCAGTGATTTAACTTTCCCACATCACGAGAACGAAGTAGCGCAATCATGTTGTGCACACGGCACGAACTACGTGAATACGTGGATGCATTCTGGCATGGTACAGGTGAACAAAGAAAAAATGTCTAAGTCGTTAGGCAACTTTTTTACTATCGAAGACGTGCTAAAAGTATTTGACGCTGAAACTATTCGTTTCTTCTTGCTAAACGGTCACTACCGCAGTCAGCTGAACTACTCAGAAGATAACCTGCATCAAGGTCGCAGCGCGTTAGAGCGTTTATACACGGCACTGCGCGGTGTAACGCCAGCGGCGAATGTTGATATGGATAACGATTACGTTAACCGCTTCAAAGTAGCGATGGACGATGATTTCAACACGCCAGAAGCATTACCTGTGTTGTTTGAATTGGCGAAAGAAATCAATCGCGTTAAAGATACTGATAGCGATAAAGCAAGCGAGTTAGCGGCTATCTTAATTGAGCTTGGTAGCGTGTTAGGTGTGCTGCAATCAGATCCTGTTGCCTTCTTACAGGGCGGCGGCGAAGACGATGAAACAGCGATTATCGAAGCACTTATCACTAAGCGTAACGAAGCTCGTGCTAGCAAAGATTGGGCAGCTGCCGATGCGGCGCGTGATGAGCTAACAGCAATGGGTATTGTACTTGAAGACAGCGCTGGTGTTACCAGTTGGCGTCGTGTATAA
- a CDS encoding peptidylprolyl isomerase, with translation MILMTTNFGDIKIETFAEQAPKTVSNFEKYVKEGFYDGTIFHRVIDGFMVQGGGMESGMLEKDTVTCVENEANNGLKNEIGTLAMARTQDPHSASSQFFINVSNNNFLDFTSESVQGWGYCVFAKVVEGMDVVDKIKKVETGNRGYHQDVPLDEVVIEKVSFID, from the coding sequence ATGATCTTAATGACCACTAACTTCGGTGATATCAAAATCGAAACATTCGCAGAACAAGCACCAAAAACTGTATCAAACTTCGAAAAATACGTTAAAGAAGGTTTCTACGACGGTACTATCTTCCACCGCGTAATCGATGGTTTCATGGTTCAAGGCGGCGGCATGGAAAGCGGCATGTTAGAAAAAGACACAGTAACTTGTGTTGAAAACGAAGCAAACAACGGTCTTAAAAATGAAATCGGTACGCTAGCAATGGCACGTACTCAAGATCCTCATTCAGCAAGCTCACAGTTTTTCATCAACGTTAGCAACAACAACTTCCTAGATTTCACTAGCGAGTCTGTGCAAGGTTGGGGTTACTGTGTATTCGCTAAAGTTGTTGAAGGTATGGACGTTGTTGACAAGATCAAGAAAGTTGAGACTGGCAACCGTGGTTACCACCAAGACGTTCCATTAGATGAAGTAGTTATCGAGAAAGTATCTTTCATCGACTAA
- the lpxH gene encoding UDP-2,3-diacylglucosamine diphosphatase has protein sequence MSKTLFIADLHLHRDRTDITDLFCHFLRNDAVGCDALYILGDLFEVWFGDDNPCPMIKHVSERLKELNDTGVPIYYIHGNRDFTIGKRFCKQSGMILLPEHKVIDLYGTPTLIMHGDSLCTRDVAYQKFRKRSRNPIVKFLLLSLPFAMRKKIAGDIRSKSKSSNKQLTLEIMDVTQSEVEKDMTDNGVQLLIHGHTHRPDRHHFELNGKPAERIVLGDWYEQGSSLVVTPDGMSLENQAFISPKVED, from the coding sequence ATGAGCAAAACGCTATTTATTGCTGATTTACACCTCCATCGCGATCGCACAGACATTACCGATCTTTTTTGTCACTTCTTGCGTAACGACGCCGTTGGTTGTGATGCACTTTATATCTTAGGTGACTTATTTGAAGTGTGGTTTGGCGATGATAATCCGTGTCCGATGATCAAGCACGTGAGCGAGCGCCTTAAAGAGCTTAACGATACTGGCGTGCCAATTTACTACATTCACGGCAACCGCGACTTCACTATTGGCAAACGTTTTTGCAAACAAAGCGGCATGATTTTATTGCCAGAGCACAAGGTCATTGATTTATACGGCACACCAACGCTGATTATGCACGGCGATAGCCTATGTACTCGCGATGTTGCATATCAAAAGTTTAGAAAGCGCAGTCGTAACCCTATTGTTAAGTTCTTACTGCTATCACTGCCTTTTGCGATGCGAAAGAAGATTGCGGGCGATATTCGCAGCAAATCAAAATCATCTAACAAGCAATTAACGCTTGAGATTATGGATGTGACGCAAAGTGAAGTAGAAAAAGACATGACTGATAACGGCGTGCAACTGCTCATTCACGGTCACACTCACCGCCCTGATCGTCATCATTTTGAGCTTAACGGCAAGCCAGCCGAGCGCATCGTGCTTGGTGACTGGTACGAACAAGGCTCGTCACTTGTTGTAACACCAGATGGCATGTCGCTCGAAAACCAAGCATTTATTTCACCCAAAGTTGAAGATTAA
- the bamE gene encoding outer membrane protein assembly factor BamE, with product MSLKSVSQALLIASLTLTLPACSFVDWLVYKQDKPQGNFLEQKDIDKLRVQMTKEQVAFIIGRPVVDDVYGGDKWRYVYHFKSGRNAAITYRELILNFKDNKLVDMTGDYTPNDAFNTPIAE from the coding sequence ATGAGTTTAAAATCTGTATCACAAGCGCTGCTAATCGCATCACTAACATTGACCTTGCCAGCGTGTTCTTTTGTCGATTGGTTGGTATACAAACAAGACAAACCTCAAGGTAACTTCTTAGAGCAAAAAGACATCGACAAACTCCGTGTTCAAATGACCAAAGAGCAAGTAGCCTTCATCATCGGTCGCCCAGTGGTTGACGATGTTTACGGCGGCGACAAATGGCGCTACGTTTACCACTTTAAATCAGGTCGTAACGCAGCAATCACCTACCGCGAGCTAATCTTAAACTTTAAAGATAATAAGTTAGTTGATATGACAGGTGACTACACACCAAACGACGCGTTTAACACGCCAATCGCTGAATAA
- a CDS encoding prepilin-type N-terminal cleavage/methylation domain-containing protein, with translation MLQRQRGFTLIELIVVIIILGILAVVAAPKFVDVRDEAQQATIKGVGAAFKAGVDQVHLAWQLRGNGQAVQDFIKDANQIVSSTNPNHRHLSVNSFGYPADSRGTSLTMNSTNDCIDVWNSVMDTQGATVNSNDSEDYRARYSASTCTYEYVAEPSYTIFYNSNTGEVTVNL, from the coding sequence ATGTTACAGCGCCAACGCGGTTTTACGTTAATTGAATTGATTGTCGTTATTATTATTTTAGGCATTTTAGCTGTTGTTGCAGCGCCTAAATTTGTTGATGTGCGGGATGAAGCACAACAAGCGACAATAAAAGGTGTGGGAGCTGCATTTAAAGCGGGTGTCGATCAAGTTCATTTAGCGTGGCAACTTCGAGGCAACGGGCAGGCAGTACAAGATTTTATTAAGGATGCCAACCAGATTGTTTCGTCGACGAATCCAAATCATAGGCACTTGTCGGTGAATAGTTTTGGCTATCCGGCTGATAGTCGAGGTACGAGCTTAACGATGAATAGCACAAATGACTGCATCGATGTTTGGAATTCAGTAATGGATACGCAGGGCGCTACTGTTAATAGCAATGACTCTGAGGATTATCGAGCAAGGTATAGTGCTAGCACCTGTACTTATGAATATGTTGCTGAACCGAGTTATACAATTTTTTATAATTCGAATACTGGCGAAGTCACCGTCAATTTATAA
- a CDS encoding RnfH family protein: MSEQINVLVAFATPQKQKIIELSVDSESTISEIIAKSGIDKYFLDFDFTKPKVGVFNRTAKLTDTCRDGDRIEIYRPLIADPKAARLRRAEKAVAEGRADKVTGGRVNQVRKKD, from the coding sequence ATGAGTGAGCAAATTAATGTATTGGTGGCTTTTGCCACGCCACAAAAACAAAAGATTATTGAATTGTCGGTTGATAGCGAATCGACGATTAGCGAGATTATTGCCAAGTCAGGCATCGATAAGTATTTTCTCGATTTTGATTTTACCAAACCAAAGGTTGGCGTGTTTAATCGCACGGCTAAGCTGACTGACACTTGTCGCGATGGCGATCGCATTGAGATTTATCGCCCGTTAATCGCCGACCCTAAAGCGGCTCGCTTGCGTCGTGCAGAGAAAGCTGTTGCAGAAGGGCGCGCAGATAAAGTGACAGGTGGTCGTGTCAATCAGGTAAGAAAAAAGGACTAA
- a CDS encoding SRPBCC family protein encodes MPQVNRSALVMFSAQQMYDLVNDVASYPQFLPGCVGARVVSFDGNVMVASVDVSKAGIKKTFTTRNTLLENQRVDMQLVDGPFKLLQGGWSFLALDDNACKVSLDLEFEFDNKLAELAFGKIFKELAGNMVTAFSERAKRVYE; translated from the coding sequence ATGCCTCAAGTAAACCGTAGTGCGCTGGTGATGTTTAGCGCGCAGCAAATGTATGATTTAGTTAATGATGTTGCGTCTTATCCGCAGTTTTTACCCGGTTGTGTTGGTGCGCGTGTTGTATCGTTTGATGGCAATGTGATGGTGGCGAGCGTTGATGTATCAAAGGCGGGGATTAAGAAAACCTTTACGACGCGCAATACACTGCTTGAGAATCAGCGCGTTGATATGCAGCTGGTGGACGGTCCGTTTAAGTTATTACAAGGTGGTTGGTCGTTTTTAGCACTGGATGACAATGCGTGTAAAGTCAGCTTAGATTTAGAATTTGAGTTTGATAATAAATTGGCTGAGTTGGCGTTTGGAAAGATTTTTAAAGAACTAGCAGGCAATATGGTTACGGCCTTTAGCGAACGAGCGAAACGTGTTTATGAGTGA
- the smpB gene encoding SsrA-binding protein SmpB: MAKNKGNKKTSPGNIAKNKKAHFEYAISEKTEAGLELQGWEVKSMRTGKVNMTEAYCIVQNNEILLLGCHITPLNTASTHVFCDPERPRRLLLNRREIDKLKGLVDRQGFAIVAISLYWKGPWAKVEIGLGKGKQAHDKRDDTKQRDWEREKSRVMKDSLR; this comes from the coding sequence ATGGCAAAAAACAAAGGCAACAAGAAAACCAGTCCGGGTAATATTGCCAAAAATAAAAAGGCGCATTTCGAATACGCCATTTCAGAAAAAACCGAAGCAGGTCTTGAGCTACAAGGCTGGGAAGTAAAATCAATGCGCACTGGCAAGGTCAACATGACTGAAGCCTACTGTATTGTGCAAAATAACGAGATTTTACTGCTTGGTTGTCACATCACACCGCTCAACACCGCATCGACACACGTATTTTGCGATCCAGAGCGGCCGCGTCGCCTGCTGCTTAATCGCCGTGAAATCGACAAGCTGAAAGGTTTAGTCGATCGCCAAGGTTTCGCCATCGTTGCCATCAGCCTCTACTGGAAAGGCCCATGGGCAAAAGTTGAAATCGGTTTAGGTAAAGGTAAACAAGCCCACGACAAGCGCGACGACACCAAACAGCGCGACTGGGAACGTGAAAAATCACGTGTCATGAAAGATTCACTGCGCTAA
- a CDS encoding DUF2971 domain-containing protein, which translates to MENNLYHYTSGHGLLGIVEQSNLWSTHFRFMNDTKEIKEAYNVTVDNYELITQKTIIKVNEKHKRFEETSKSLLSELENMLEKYAMNAAFYITSFTTERDNLAHWLTYGGGNTSYCLNFERDSFTDNKLIIANTTSELVDVKYFTDKDEVIDELVNELASIIIECFDRYIDGWSDEKYSRFFGVTSFELCEAALFFFASYKNEKFKDEKEVRFITSCLQGFTINGDESFDYYEARNEFHPKLDEKADSFMVESTREDCFRISAIGTVVPYIKYPIELKNIKEIIIGPCEHKSDSAFGMKSMTTRKNLSVEITSSHCPFRNI; encoded by the coding sequence ATGGAAAATAATTTGTATCACTATACAAGTGGACATGGGTTGCTTGGAATAGTTGAACAGAGCAATCTATGGTCAACTCACTTTAGATTTATGAATGACACGAAAGAGATAAAGGAAGCTTATAACGTAACTGTTGATAATTATGAATTAATTACGCAGAAGACCATTATAAAAGTTAATGAAAAGCACAAGCGTTTCGAGGAAACGTCGAAGAGCTTGTTATCTGAATTAGAAAATATGCTTGAAAAATACGCTATGAATGCAGCTTTTTATATTACTTCTTTCACGACGGAGAGGGATAACCTGGCGCATTGGCTAACTTACGGAGGTGGGAATACATCTTACTGTTTGAATTTTGAAAGAGATAGTTTTACGGATAACAAACTAATTATAGCTAATACAACTTCAGAGCTTGTAGATGTGAAGTATTTTACGGATAAAGATGAGGTTATCGATGAATTAGTTAACGAACTAGCGTCAATTATTATTGAATGCTTCGATCGTTATATTGATGGGTGGAGTGATGAAAAATACTCTAGATTTTTTGGGGTAACTAGTTTTGAGTTATGCGAGGCAGCTTTGTTTTTTTTTGCTTCATACAAGAATGAAAAGTTTAAGGATGAAAAGGAAGTAAGGTTTATTACATCTTGTTTACAGGGGTTTACGATCAATGGCGATGAGTCGTTTGATTATTATGAGGCAAGGAACGAGTTTCATCCTAAATTAGATGAGAAAGCTGATTCTTTTATGGTGGAAAGCACTAGAGAAGATTGTTTTAGAATTAGTGCAATAGGAACGGTTGTCCCTTATATTAAATATCCAATTGAACTGAAAAACATTAAAGAGATAATTATTGGCCCTTGTGAGCATAAATCGGATTCTGCATTTGGAATGAAATCAATGACTACGAGAAAAAATTTGAGTGTAGAGATTACTAGCTCTCACTGTCCATTTAGAAATATTTAA
- a CDS encoding endonuclease: MSTAHGFTPTPHNNQKIESFSQAKKKLLANVYNDHRTTLYCGASFNGKKQVVDYKGYTSSKYKKRAKRIEWEHVVPAENFGRAFAAWREGDAQCVNSKGKKYKGRRCANKASKEYRLMQADMYNLFPAIGAVNAYRSNFNFVMQPQEKSDFGACDMRIENKKAQPPKEARGRIARTYLYMDSAYKHFKMSRAQRQLMQAWDKQFPTSSWECQRYQRIKKIQLNENDIMQQRCAA; this comes from the coding sequence ATATCAACAGCGCATGGATTTACCCCAACACCACACAACAATCAAAAGATAGAATCTTTTAGCCAAGCCAAAAAGAAGCTCCTAGCTAACGTCTATAACGACCATCGCACAACCTTATATTGTGGCGCTTCTTTTAACGGTAAAAAGCAGGTAGTCGATTACAAAGGCTACACCAGCTCAAAGTATAAAAAGCGCGCCAAGCGAATTGAATGGGAACACGTGGTGCCAGCAGAAAACTTCGGCCGCGCTTTTGCTGCTTGGCGCGAAGGTGATGCGCAATGTGTGAACAGTAAGGGCAAGAAATACAAAGGTCGTCGCTGCGCCAATAAAGCCAGTAAAGAATATCGTCTGATGCAAGCTGACATGTATAACCTATTCCCCGCTATTGGCGCTGTAAACGCCTATCGCAGTAATTTTAACTTTGTAATGCAGCCGCAGGAAAAGTCTGACTTTGGTGCTTGTGATATGCGCATCGAAAACAAAAAAGCGCAACCACCTAAAGAGGCGCGTGGACGAATAGCTCGCACCTACCTCTACATGGACAGCGCCTACAAACATTTCAAAATGAGCCGTGCGCAGCGACAATTGATGCAAGCGTGGGACAAACAATTCCCGACATCATCGTGGGAATGTCAACGTTATCAGCGCATCAAAAAGATCCAGCTCAACGAAAACGACATCATGCAACAGCGCTGTGCGGCTTAA
- a CDS encoding prepilin-type N-terminal cleavage/methylation domain-containing protein — protein MHQFKNTPNKQQGFTLIELIVVIIILGIIAVTALPKFVNFSTQAHLSVFKSTFGAFKSAMNSQHLLWITRGSPKGTDALNLNGDLDFNSFGLPAGIDDGANVDSPKDCVDIFNSIMNASALLAVPINDGNGIKNLSQDVDIAVTNNSSICYYTFVTESKEVGYNARQFRYLYTTGEVIEWPNGFTLR, from the coding sequence ATGCATCAATTTAAAAACACACCAAACAAACAGCAAGGTTTTACGCTAATTGAGCTCATCGTTGTTATTATTATTTTAGGAATTATTGCTGTTACTGCGTTACCAAAATTTGTTAACTTCTCTACTCAAGCTCACTTGTCTGTATTCAAATCGACATTTGGTGCGTTCAAATCAGCAATGAATTCTCAACATCTATTATGGATCACGCGTGGTTCGCCTAAAGGTACAGATGCGCTTAACTTAAATGGTGATCTTGACTTTAATAGCTTTGGGTTACCAGCTGGTATTGATGATGGGGCAAACGTTGACTCACCAAAAGATTGTGTAGATATCTTCAATAGTATTATGAATGCTAGTGCATTATTAGCTGTACCTATTAACGATGGCAACGGAATAAAAAATCTCAGTCAGGATGTAGATATTGCAGTCACTAATAATTCTAGCATTTGCTATTACACTTTCGTGACTGAATCAAAAGAAGTTGGCTATAACGCTCGTCAATTCAGATATTTATACACCACTGGAGAGGTAATAGAGTGGCCTAATGGCTTTACTCTACGATAA